One part of the Nitrospira defluvii genome encodes these proteins:
- a CDS encoding flagellar FliJ family protein, which produces MNVTVLRQYAVQLEEVAKLELAELGRALQQTMDHMALLEVRAGADAERYLTQVAQGGTVDQVVSHLDAMEQAVAARRRLEQAVVLQQAQMEQKRGELLEAMQYRKKLDLLDARAAADLRRRRDRQDQQLLDERAWRRGPLQKGERV; this is translated from the coding sequence ATGAACGTCACGGTGCTTCGCCAGTATGCCGTACAACTTGAGGAAGTGGCCAAGTTGGAGTTGGCGGAATTAGGCCGCGCCCTGCAACAGACGATGGATCATATGGCTCTCCTGGAGGTTAGGGCGGGCGCAGATGCCGAGCGCTATCTCACGCAGGTGGCGCAAGGCGGCACTGTCGATCAGGTCGTCAGTCATCTTGATGCCATGGAGCAGGCCGTCGCCGCTCGGCGGCGCTTGGAGCAGGCCGTCGTTCTGCAACAGGCGCAGATGGAACAGAAACGAGGCGAACTGCTGGAGGCGATGCAATACCGGAAGAAGTTGGATTTGCTCGACGCCCGTGCGGCTGCGGACTTGCGCCGTCGTCGTGACCGGCAGGATCAGCAGTTGCTGGACGAACGCGCCTGGCGCCGAGGTCCACTGCAAAAGGGAGA
- a CDS encoding FliI/YscN family ATPase: MKLSERLEHIEPLSVTGRVAQAVGIVIEASGPFTSVGEVCEITREGGHGAVMAEVVGFREDRVLLMPLGEMQGIGPGSRVVMKGHVASVPVGPQMLGRIFDGLGHPLDGQPAIRSDLRVPLYASPLNPLHRARITQPVDLGIRAINALLTCGQGQKIGVFAGSGVGKSVLLGMISRYTQADVRVIALIGERGREVKEFLERDLTPEARARSIVVVATSDQPPLVRIRGALVATAIAEYFRDCGKHVLLMMDSLSRLAYSQREVGLAIGEPPTTKGYTPSVFAVLPKLLERVGPAQSGGSITGLYTVLVDGDDLNDPVADAVRSILDGHIVLSRELAARNHFPAIDILQSTSRVMRDIVTPAHYAAARLVFERTALYRRSEDLITLGAYKPGTSKELDKAVSAHDGITAFLRQETKQAFGLSPSIDALLSLAGSIQ; this comes from the coding sequence GTGAAGCTTAGCGAACGGCTGGAACATATTGAGCCCTTGTCGGTGACGGGGCGGGTGGCTCAGGCAGTGGGTATTGTCATCGAAGCCTCCGGGCCGTTCACCTCCGTCGGGGAGGTCTGCGAGATCACCAGAGAAGGCGGCCATGGAGCAGTGATGGCCGAAGTCGTGGGATTTCGGGAGGATCGTGTGCTGCTGATGCCCTTGGGAGAAATGCAGGGCATCGGTCCTGGGAGTCGTGTGGTGATGAAAGGTCATGTCGCCTCCGTCCCGGTGGGCCCGCAGATGCTGGGGCGGATCTTTGACGGCCTCGGGCATCCGCTGGATGGTCAACCCGCGATCCGCAGCGACCTGCGCGTTCCTCTGTATGCCTCGCCCTTGAATCCGCTGCACCGGGCACGCATCACCCAACCGGTCGATCTGGGAATCAGAGCGATCAATGCCCTGTTGACCTGCGGGCAAGGACAAAAGATCGGGGTGTTTGCAGGATCGGGGGTGGGAAAGAGCGTGTTGCTGGGCATGATCAGCCGATACACGCAGGCCGATGTGCGGGTCATCGCATTGATCGGCGAACGGGGACGCGAGGTCAAAGAGTTTCTGGAGCGCGATTTGACGCCGGAAGCCAGAGCCCGGTCCATCGTCGTCGTTGCCACGTCGGATCAACCGCCGCTGGTCCGTATTCGAGGGGCCTTGGTCGCCACCGCCATTGCCGAATATTTCCGTGATTGCGGCAAGCATGTGCTGCTGATGATGGACTCGCTCTCCCGATTGGCCTATAGCCAGAGAGAAGTCGGGTTGGCCATCGGGGAACCGCCCACGACCAAAGGCTACACGCCCTCCGTTTTTGCAGTGTTGCCGAAATTGTTGGAACGGGTGGGGCCGGCACAGAGCGGCGGCAGCATCACCGGACTGTATACGGTGCTGGTCGACGGAGACGATCTCAACGACCCCGTGGCGGATGCCGTGCGCTCCATTCTTGACGGACATATCGTGCTCTCACGCGAATTGGCGGCCCGCAATCATTTCCCCGCGATCGATATTCTGCAGAGTACCAGTCGGGTGATGCGGGATATTGTCACACCCGCTCACTATGCCGCCGCGCGGCTGGTGTTCGAACGGACTGCGCTCTATCGACGGTCGGAGGATTTGATCACGCTGGGGGCCTACAAACCGGGGACGAGCAAGGAACTCGATAAGGCGGTGTCGGCTCATGACGGGATCACGGCCTTTCTACGCCAGGAAACCAAGCAGGCATTCGGCTTGTCGCCATCGATCGACGCGCTCCTCAGCCTGGCGGGATCGATTCAATGA
- a CDS encoding response regulator translates to MGGAALGSGMPAASPVESDKELSPRAVLIVDDEPSICLLLAEMLQATGHPILTAGSVVDAMGHVRTRTVAVVIVDVQLGGADGIAFLQQALDVDNRLMGIVMTGHGNIELAVRAMKSGASDFLTKPFQAELVRVSVSRLLELYRLRQENTVLARTLIRSGNIQLRTIPLADFSRGNRPFGVDDHSEFERGLAEGEKRATERVAAARQREQALVASLAEKFEEVWQSLHETVEEEVASLSFMIAQKVLRDIVSERRDLIVTQVKAALGHLHESGLVRVRVHPSDVQALESARAGLSQTPHGLLTLKFETDPAISPGGCLVQAQSLLIDATLDTQLLRLGEALRGRDTGEA, encoded by the coding sequence ATGGGCGGCGCGGCCTTGGGCTCGGGGATGCCGGCGGCGTCTCCGGTCGAATCAGACAAAGAGTTATCACCGCGGGCGGTGCTGATTGTCGATGACGAGCCCTCGATCTGCCTCTTGCTGGCTGAGATGCTGCAGGCCACCGGCCACCCGATTCTCACGGCGGGATCTGTCGTCGACGCGATGGGCCATGTCCGGACCCGCACCGTCGCGGTCGTCATCGTTGATGTCCAATTGGGAGGGGCAGACGGTATCGCATTTTTGCAGCAGGCGTTGGATGTCGACAACCGCCTGATGGGTATCGTGATGACGGGGCACGGCAACATCGAGCTCGCTGTTCGAGCCATGAAGTCAGGCGCCTCAGATTTTCTGACGAAACCGTTTCAAGCAGAACTGGTGCGGGTATCGGTTTCCCGGCTATTGGAACTCTACCGTCTCCGACAGGAAAACACCGTCCTCGCCCGTACGCTGATCCGCTCCGGCAATATTCAACTGCGCACGATCCCGCTGGCGGATTTCAGCCGCGGGAATCGCCCGTTTGGAGTCGACGATCATAGCGAGTTCGAACGAGGGCTGGCGGAGGGGGAGAAGCGGGCCACCGAGCGGGTCGCGGCGGCACGACAACGCGAACAGGCCCTTGTGGCGTCGCTCGCCGAAAAATTCGAGGAGGTCTGGCAGAGCCTGCACGAGACCGTCGAAGAGGAAGTGGCCTCCCTCTCCTTCATGATTGCCCAAAAGGTGCTTCGCGATATCGTCTCGGAACGGCGGGACCTGATTGTCACGCAAGTGAAGGCGGCGTTAGGGCATCTTCACGAAAGCGGCCTCGTCCGTGTCCGTGTCCATCCGTCGGATGTGCAGGCTCTGGAGTCGGCGCGCGCCGGGTTGAGCCAAACCCCTCATGGCTTGTTGACCCTGAAATTTGAGACGGACCCGGCCATCAGTCCAGGCGGATGCCTGGTTCAGGCACAAAGTTTGTTGATCGATGCGACGCTGGATACGCAACTGTTGCGGCTGGGTGAAGCCTTGAGAGGACGGGATACCGGTGAAGCTTAG
- the fliG gene encoding flagellar motor switch protein FliG, with translation MNKELSGAQKAAILLRAIGEEAAAQVMKTLDPKDIRKLGMFMKETANITKQEEESVIAEFEQASASGEVQFEGREFMEAILKKALGPEKAARMIESLNTKTYPGIDALKWVDSRTVAQILKIEHPQTIAVCLAQMEAEQASAVLALLPTHLHADVSLRLATMQEVQPEVLSELSDSLQEILSASMGMSSMSVGGAELMADILTRVDKNTEGAIMAKITEKDQALADSIRALMFVFDDLVGLDSRAMQELMKEISKEDLPIALRGATPEIKEKFLKNMSSRAAEMLKEDMETRGPVKVSDVEKSQQNILKVCRKLEEEGRIVIGGGGSEEML, from the coding sequence ATGAATAAAGAACTCTCGGGTGCCCAAAAGGCCGCGATTCTCCTCCGCGCTATCGGAGAAGAGGCCGCGGCCCAGGTCATGAAAACGCTGGATCCGAAAGATATTCGCAAGCTCGGCATGTTCATGAAAGAGACGGCGAATATCACCAAGCAGGAAGAAGAGAGCGTGATCGCCGAATTCGAACAAGCCAGCGCCAGCGGTGAAGTGCAGTTTGAAGGCCGTGAATTCATGGAGGCGATTCTGAAAAAGGCCTTGGGTCCCGAGAAGGCCGCTCGCATGATCGAATCCTTGAATACCAAGACGTATCCCGGTATCGACGCGTTGAAATGGGTCGATTCCCGTACCGTGGCCCAGATCCTCAAGATCGAACATCCTCAAACCATCGCCGTGTGTCTGGCACAAATGGAGGCCGAGCAAGCCAGCGCCGTGCTGGCGTTGTTGCCGACGCATCTGCACGCGGATGTGTCTCTGCGTCTTGCGACCATGCAGGAGGTGCAACCGGAGGTGCTCTCGGAACTCAGCGACAGCCTGCAGGAGATTCTGTCGGCGTCTATGGGGATGTCGAGTATGTCGGTGGGCGGGGCTGAGTTGATGGCCGATATTCTCACCCGCGTCGACAAGAACACCGAAGGCGCCATCATGGCGAAGATCACCGAAAAGGATCAGGCCCTGGCGGATAGCATCCGTGCGCTGATGTTCGTGTTCGACGACCTGGTGGGATTGGACTCGCGTGCGATGCAGGAACTGATGAAGGAAATCAGCAAAGAGGACCTGCCGATCGCCCTGCGGGGCGCCACCCCGGAGATCAAGGAAAAGTTCCTCAAAAATATGTCCAGCCGGGCGGCGGAGATGCTCAAGGAAGACATGGAAACACGCGGGCCGGTCAAAGTGTCCGACGTCGAGAAATCCCAACAGAACATTCTCAAAGTGTGCCGCAAGCTGGAAGAAGAGGGCCGGATCGTCATCGGAGGTGGTGGAAGCGAGGAGATGCTCTAA